From a single Lewinella sp. LCG006 genomic region:
- a CDS encoding AAA family ATPase produces the protein MTSSREQIGELLAARGYIAEEQIVMSIYLAQLLQKPLLIEGPAGVGKTEIAKVMATAMETDLIRLQCYEGLDAAHALYEWNYQRQLLQIKLEEQSGKTLAEKEQGIFSEDFLLKRPLLQAITHHQAPVLLIDEVDRADEEFESFLLEVLSDWQITIPEIGTIKATHVPQVILTSNRVRELSEALRRRCLYLYIDYPDFAKELEIVQRKVPAANEQLAREICVFMQEVRKMRLEKVPGVAETLDWATALTEMHFDHLEPALIESTLGVVLKDWKDMRQAQDSLQELWDRVGVQAKIG, from the coding sequence ATGACGAGTTCACGGGAACAAATAGGAGAACTACTGGCGGCCCGCGGCTACATTGCGGAGGAACAGATTGTGATGTCGATCTATCTGGCGCAATTGTTGCAGAAGCCCCTATTGATTGAAGGCCCCGCTGGTGTGGGGAAAACCGAGATTGCCAAAGTGATGGCTACCGCCATGGAGACCGACTTGATACGACTACAGTGCTACGAAGGACTGGATGCGGCGCACGCGCTGTACGAATGGAACTACCAGCGCCAACTGCTGCAAATAAAGCTGGAGGAACAGTCGGGCAAGACCCTGGCCGAGAAAGAGCAGGGAATTTTTAGCGAGGATTTTTTGCTGAAGCGCCCACTGTTGCAAGCCATTACCCACCACCAGGCGCCCGTACTGCTGATTGACGAGGTGGACCGTGCCGACGAGGAATTTGAAAGTTTCCTGCTAGAGGTGCTTTCGGATTGGCAGATCACCATCCCGGAGATTGGGACCATCAAAGCGACGCACGTGCCGCAGGTGATCCTAACGAGTAACCGCGTGCGAGAGCTATCGGAAGCTTTGCGGCGGCGTTGTTTGTACCTTTATATTGATTACCCCGATTTTGCAAAGGAGCTGGAAATTGTGCAGCGTAAAGTGCCGGCGGCCAATGAGCAGTTGGCCCGCGAAATCTGCGTGTTTATGCAAGAGGTGCGCAAGATGCGGTTGGAGAAAGTACCCGGCGTAGCGGAAACCCTGGATTGGGCCACAGCACTGACGGAGATGCACTTTGACCATCTGGAACCCGCCTTGATTGAATCGACCCTGGGCGTAGTGCTCAAGGATTGGAA